tcctggatgtccagcgccgggaacttgacctgctggaggggaggagggtgctcgatcctaccGAGGACCCTATacaaccgagtcggggtagcaggtccctcccggaccctgaggacctggcggaggaagtcaagtccccacgcgggaccttattgcgcagtccttggagttgtGCAGCGACATCTTCgaggtcgcgggcgtctccaaggggctgaaagggacatttgttcgcaagctgaggatggcctcccgctaccttaaggccatccacacggaagcgggaatcagggctgctcctgccagggccgataaagaggtgaaggagcttcgcgaacagctgtagctgcgggaggaacaagtggctgcccaggaggccaaaatcaacatcctgcaaaatagcctggcagacattacgtacagggtcgctgccaccgaggtgccggcgcctggAGGCCCAGGCCCttccaaaaggtcggcgaggcccggctcgccgttgtctggcgaagaggcgggcaggaaaaggaggaaggacgcagtcgaagctttcgacttaccgtcttgcccgcctgaatgtcccgtggtgtaagtcccaatcccagctgctgcacctggaaaagaggaggggaaggttggtggcctcgagcccgacctgatgaggggatttgcggctctcctcgaaaagggcctgtcggggctccgtgcagagttcaaagccgctattacagccgtccagcccccgcctaagagggcggagcatgttaagggcggagctgcggctgcgaccatccccactgcatctaggaaggaagctgagaggcgggtgcggaataggaccctgcctgccacggagcagTTGCCGAagccctcctcagcacccgaccaaccggcatcatttgtggagactagaatggcccggattgtcgaagaacatcagaggacggcggatgggacctgggtgaccgtggtcggccgccgcgctaaagctgcagagatgaaggcggcagcggcaaaggcccctccctcccagagctccaaggtggttgcccagaaggggcagaagagaggggttaaggggcaagggcccaacctgccaggcagaaggcaccccgccctcctcgtagtgcggcggtcaccatcaacctagctgcctAGGCTAAGGTCttatacgccgaggccatgctcatggcccgggagcgggtcaagttggaggagctgggcatcacggcgttgatgcccagaagagctcgggcCGGTGGcatggtcctcgagttacctggggcggacaggacggagaaagctgccaagttggctgaccgactccgccaggtgttcagtggcaccgaggtgcgggttgcccgccccataaaaatgggcgaggttagggtgaccggtttcgacgactcggtcacaccggcggaggtggcggccgcattggccgctgcggggtttgctccgctgaagaaattaaaatgggggagattcgcacctcccccaaaggatggggactgtctgggcgagatgccctctagcggcactcaaaaagttatccacctctgggagggttctggtcgggtggtcctcggccagaatacaggcactaccaccgcggccatttcagtgctatcgctgcctggaaagagggcatgttaggcagcgatgcacctgcgaagctgataggtccgaccgctgctatgcgtgcggagagtggggccacgtggccagcaagtgtagctccaccccgcggtgccccctctgtgcggacctggggcggcccgcggggcatcgattgggggcaaaaggtggtgccccctcctcctcccagaggaagaagaagagtgccgttgaaggggcaagAACagccccaaggaacaggcatcaaggaccaagcctgcggagtcgaagaacgggggcaagaaaaatccccctgccaagtctgcgagtaaaaatgccgcggaggcggctcgttattaaatatcttacgatattataatagaatttgatctgttttgtatttatacaattaaattaacacattttaaaataatataaattaaataatataaatagaattaaaatattaaatatttatttcagaataatatgaattaaatattattaaatatttatttaaatacaatattaattaaatagtaTTAGGGAGTTCCGTTGTGGCAACGGTCGTGTGCGAACGTGGGCTTAGCCAGACGGTGCGAATAAAGAGTGAGAAAGCCGTATAAGTGaagaaataaagtataaaGACAGCAGGAGGGTGAGCGGGAAGGGAAAAGATAGTGTGAAGGTGTAGGAAGAAAACAATTTTGAGAGAAAGGAGAGGAAATTAGACGATAAGAAAGTGAAGTGTTTGGAGGTTAGAACCCagaaaggatagaaaagagcGGCAAGCAGAGAGGAGAGGCCGAAAGTAGTGACACCTGGGGGAGAGAGGGCGGTGGCCACAGGAACAAAGGGATGGCCggtaaagaagaagaaggagcaGAGAAGAGGACGGGAACACAGAGAATGAAAAAGAGGCAGGCCCTCCAATATAGAGGTCCTGAGAAGGGAAAGAAAGCAAAGCTTGGGAAGTATGTCAAACTTAGAGGAAAtgtggaaaaggaaaaaagaggaaggaaatGAAGAGGTACTcccgaaagaaaaagaggacgaAGAGAGAAGGCAAACAAATGATTGGATGTTTAGAGAAAGTAGCTTGACGGGGAGGTCAccggagaagaaaaaagaaagaagagaaggcgAAGGAGGAGTAGGGGAAATAAAAGATTTAGGAAAAGATTTGGGAGGGAAGATGGGAAGGGTGGAGGCAAATATGAGGGCCTTGGGAAATGAAATAAGAGGAGAAATGGAGAAACTAAAAGAAGATACGATGAGAAGAGAGGTCATGTGGGCGGAGCAAAAGAGAGAAATGGAAGGgaagatagaaattttgataaaaaagaTTGGGGAATTAGAAAAGAGAGGAGAAGAGGGGGCAAGATGGAATGAAATAGAACAGAAAGTGCATAAAACGGTGCAGGAGTccatagaaaaaagaaaagaagagctAGGAGGTGAGAAGGTCAATGAGAAGATCATTGAGCTAGAAAAGAAATgggagaagaaagagagagacgAGAGGAAGAAAAACATAACAATCAGAGGAACGAAAGTGAGAGAAGAGGGGGTGAAAGAGAAGGCGGAGGAGATACTAAAGATAATTGGGGTGGAGGACGCAATAGAAGAAGCGAAAGAGGTAGGCGGGGTGGAAAAAGGGAAATACGCTAGCATGATACTTGTAAAAATAAAGTCGAGCGAGCTGAAAAGGAgaataatggaaaataaaaagaggcTAAAAGGGCGGGAAGAAAGGATAGAAGATGACTTAACGTGGGCGGAGAGGAAGACCCGATGGACATTACGAAAAAtcggaagagaagaaagagagaaaggaaaatacGTGTGGGTAGACCACGGGAAAATAAGAATAGAGGGGAAATGGTGGAGATGggatgaccaaaaaggagCGCTGGTAGACTGGGAGGGAAAAGAGTGGAAGGCCTACCAAGAAGGAGGACAAAGGAAGGGGGAAGGGGAGAAGGGGATATAGGGGCGGAAGAAAGCTTCGAAATACCAAGCaagcaaaagaaaagaggaaggaaaggAACAGCGGACGAGGGACGGAAAGAAGAGAGCGGAAGGAGGGACGAGAAGAAGGGAACAAcagatagaaaaataagtaaaaggacagatgagaagaaaaacaaagaagaggaggaaggggGAGTATGGGCAGTAGGATTCTGGAACTGTGCGGGAGTAAGAAACAAAGATGAAGATTTTTGGGAAACAATAAAGAAATGGGACGCGGTAATACTCATAGAGACATGGTTGGAGGAAAGGGGGTGGGAAAATATGAAAGACAGGCTACCAAAAGGGTACAGGTGGGAGGTACAATTAGCGAGCAGAAGGAACAAAAAAGGAAGAGCAATGGGAGGGATGCTAATGGGGGTAAAAGAAGAGATGATAGGGGAGGAAGGGGAGTTtagaaaaggagaagaaaaagagggcATATTGGTGGCAGAATGCAAGGGGGGGAAAGAGAATTGGAGGCTGGTGGGGGTGTACGTAAACGGAGACATGGAAACAAAGATAGAGGAGCTGAAACCATGGCTAGAGGAAATTGAGGGGGAAGGAAGGACGATAATTGGGGGTGACTTCAATGCGAGAACAGGAGAGGAAGGAGGAGCGCAAGAAAaaggggaggaggaggagggggaaaagagaagaagatcCAAGGACAAGAAGATCAACGGGGACGGAAAAAGATTGCTGGAAATTTTAAGGGAGACGGGCTGGTCAATTGTGAATGGGAACGTAGAAGGGGATGAAGAGGGAGAATTTACCTACACAGGGGCCAGAGAAGACACGGTGATTGACTATGTGATAGCGGAAGTAGTGGGGAGGGAAGGAATTGTATGCATGGAAGTGGGGGACAGTGTAGACTCAGACCACCACCCGGTGATAGTGAAACTGAGGGCGGGAGGTATACAAAGGACGAAagcaaaaaaggaaaggagaacAACAACGAGAGGAAACTGGACGGAACAGGGGAGGAGAAAGTTCAGGGAAGAACTAAACTGGAGGGGAAGCAGGGACGGCAAAATTGAAGAGGATATGGAAGCAATGATAGAGCAATTCAAAAGAGGATTAGAAAAAAGCAGAGAAAAGGAGCAGAGGAGTAAGAAAAAAGGATGGTGGGATGAGGAATgcaagaaaaggaaaagggagcTTAGGGGAGTACTAAGGGAGTGGAGGAAGGGGCGGACGGAGGGAGAAAGCTATAGGAAAGCAAAGAGGGAATACAACAGTTTATGCAAAGATAAAAAGAGGGAGGAAAACAAGAGGTTCATAAAAGAGGTGGAGGAAGCCAGAACAGACAGAGAGGTATGGAGAATAGTGAacagagaaaggaagaaaagagaacAGGTTCACGCAAATATAAAGGACGACGAGTGGAAAATCCACTTTATGAACCTGTTAGGTGGGACAGAAGAAAAAGTAGTGATGGGTGGCGAGAGAAAGccagaggaggaagaagaggggGCGCAAGAGGAAGAAATAAGCAGGGAGGAAATCAGAAGAGCGGTAGCAAAGCTGAAGGATGAGAAAGC
This genomic interval from Osmia bicornis bicornis unplaced genomic scaffold, iOsmBic2.1, whole genome shotgun sequence contains the following:
- the LOC123988705 gene encoding golgin subfamily A member 6-like protein 1, which translates into the protein MSNLEEMWKRKKEEGNEEVLPKEKEDEERRQTNDWMFRESSLTGRSPEKKKERREGEGGVGEIKDLGKDLGGKMGRVEANMRALGNEIRGEMEKLKEDTMRREVMWAEQKREMEGKIEILIKKIGELEKRGEEGARWNEIEQKVHKTVQESIEKRKEELGGEKVNEKIIELEKKWEKKERDERKKNITIRGTKVREEGVKEKAEEILKIIGVEDAIEEAKEVGGVEKGKYASMILVKIKSSELKRRIMENKKRLKGREERIEDDLTWAERKTRWTLRKIGREEREKGKYVWVDHGKIRIEGKWWRWDDQKGALVDWEGKEWKAYQEGGQRKGEGEKGI